The following nucleotide sequence is from Salvia miltiorrhiza cultivar Shanhuang (shh) chromosome 7, IMPLAD_Smil_shh, whole genome shotgun sequence.
GCCAGCCTGGCACAGATTGCAGCGCTCGTGTTCTCGTCCAGATCAAACCACCCTATCTCCAAGGTCAGTATACTTTCGAGAACCTTTTCTCTAATCCTCTTGGTTAGCCTCTCTCCCATAACCGCAAAATTGTAGTGTTGCAGCAGATTGGCGAAGAAGCTCACCACAGCTATGCTCATGAAGATGATGCAGTAAAATGAGGCTTCTGATTTTATCTTTGATCTGTCGTTGTTGAAGAATACGGAGACAACTGACCCCAAGCAGTAGGCGTTTAGCGGCTGCACTGCTCCGAAGGTGCAAGCTCCGACACACCCTAGCAAGGCTCTCTTCCACTCCGGCGCGTTCATCCGGATCAGCCGCCATTGTGACAGCCTCGGAGTGGAGGTAGCAGCAACATCTACCGTCTCATCATCACTGCCGTTGTATGAGATCATGTTGATCGACGGCACCAAGCTCATGGATAAAGCTGGGCTGAAGGGCGACCCGTGGCTTGAGACGACACTGTAAGGCGACCTCGGATTGCTCGTATATGTTGGATTCTTGTAGTTTCTTCCCTCGGGACGAGATGGAGCCTCATGTTGTGGTGCTGATTGCTGCATTCTTACCATCTTAGAGTATGCTCCGTTAGTTTTCTGCATCAGTCTGTCGTGTGAACCGGATTCCACGACCCTCCCCGACTCCATCACCATGATCGAATTAGAAGCACGCACCGTGCTGAGGCGATGAGCTATGACAATGGTGGTTCTTCCTCGCGAAGCCTGGTCGATTGCATCCTGCACAACTCTCTCTGACTGCGTATCGAGAGCGCTCGTAGCTTCATCGAGCAACAGAATCCTTGGCTCCTTGAGCAACGCCCTTGCTATCGCAATTCTCTGCTTCTGACCACCTGATAGTTGGAATCCAAACTGCCCCACCTGATGTGTCCATAACAAAACCTCAGAAACACAGACCATAACAGCAATGTGTTAAAAATATCGATGTTGCACGTACCTGAGCTTCATATCCTCCTGGTAGCTTGATGATGAAGTCGTGCGCGTTGGCGGCCTTGGCAGCTTCTAGAATCTGTTCCATCGAAGCATCCTCCTTTCCAAACAAGATGTTCTCCTTGATGGATGTGGCGAAGAGAATCGGCTCTTGATTGACAAGCCCCATTTGTGATCTTAGCCATTTGAGCTTCAGTTTCTTGATTCTGTATCCGTCGAGTAGTATGTCTCCTTTGACGGGATCATAAAACCTTTCGAGCAAAGAGATGACAGTGGATTTTCCAGAACCGCTTCCTCCCACGAGGCCAACGGTGTTCCCGGGTTTCACTTTCAGATTGAATCCTTGAAGAATTGGTGTGTCCATCCTTGATGGATAGCTAAAATATACCTCCTTGAACTCGATTTCTCCATGTACATAGGCTAAAACTTTCCCTCTATCATCTTGAGAGTCTATTGCAGGAACAAGGTCGATCATCTCAAAGATTCGCGTAGCAGCTGCTGAAGCCTCCACAATGAATGAGAGATTAGGAAGCACACTCATACATGACCTGCAAGTACAAAGTAAGTTGCAATTTTGATTGATTGCAAAGAGGtggatgatgaagaagaagggGCTCACAATCCTCCAAGGACGACACAGACAGCTGCTATGAAAACGCGGCCGCCACTTTCGCCTCTTTCGACTACAAGAACGCTCCCAGCCCAAGATTCAAATGCCCAAGTTGCAAAGACTGTCCCCATGCTTCCTATCATAAGCCCCTTGGCGAAGCCTTGCTTTATACCAAGCTTCGTGCTTTCTTCAAGAGCACTGCTGAATCTTTCGAGTGTCTGGGATTCGCCTACGTAGGAGTAAACAGTTCGGATTGATGATACACATTGTTCGATTATTCCACCTGCAACGTTGTATGCATCTTTACTCTTGGCTCCCAGGTCCATCATCAGCTTCCCGAATCCCACTCCGGGGGCAATAAAACATATTGCGCACGGGAGAGAAGCCAATGCTAGGCGCCACGAGAGAAGGAAGGCGACGAGCAGGCCGAATGTGAATGCAGACAGATCAACCAGACAGTTTGGTATCTGAATCAACAGAGGCAAGAGTTTTTTACTAAGGGAAAAACATAAAGCAAAAACATTCGGAAGAATATAAACCAAACCTTCTCAGCTATGACATCTTGGATCAAATGTGCATCTGCAGAGATGCTTGAAACCACTTTGAAGGTGGTGGACGAAGCGCCTTGGTTGTCAAAGAAACCGACTTCCTGCCTTAGCACTGATCTCAGGTACTCCATCCGTATGCGCGACGTTTGCCTCTCTGCAGTTCTCGTCCAACACAATCCTTCTGCAAGAGCAATCAATGGGAGCATATATCATAGGTGTGTTTGACTAGTAACAGCAAGAATTCAAGAACAGAAAGCATACCGAGAAACGCAGAGATTCCAACTCCAAGAGCAACGTAGAGCAGCCTCAGGGAATACTGCACAAAATGATCAAAGGGAAAAGCTTTGTAAGCACGATTGTGGTGAGAGGAGATTGAGAATCCTTGTGATAGGTACAATGCTGCAAGTGAATCCAGACCTTATCGACCACCTCGTTTGTGATGGAGTGGTTAGCAATGGCGTACTCGTCTATGACGCCGCTCAGAATGAACATGTTGAGTGGAGACATTAGACCGTCTCCGATGCTTCCCAAGGTTCCGATCAGCATGAGCAGCTTGTCAACGCCATCGGCGTACCTGAAGAGCCCTCCTTTTCTACCCATTTTCAGTTACTAGAATACTCAAATTGCTCTTTTCTAACTATACCAAAAATTTCCTCATGTATGATCTAACACAAGGTTATCTATGCAATTTGACTGCTAGCCGGCGTCTTGATTTCAAGAATTTGGTTTGGTCACACTTGGTGGCTTTTTCGACTGCTTCAAGGTGTCCCCTTTTGCATCTTTTGTTGCTTTCTTTAGTGTATTTTGGTATATGAAATAGCGACAGATACTATTAGTTTTTATCTAAAAAGGTGGAATCTTTGTGACATAACAAATTCAAGTTTCTTGTATGATGATAGAATATCGCCTGTTTGTCTTTAGCTGTGAAGATAAAGGCATCTTCTACGCCTGCTGGAAATAGGAGCAAGAATGCTTTGTGTTTTTGTGTAATCTACAATGTTGCTTTGTTTATACTCAGGTGATGACGTGTCATTTCATAGTGATGGATGGAAAGTgctatgaaatttaaaatactaCACACATAGAATTGTAAAGATTACAAAAATGATAGTATTATAAAATTACACCAACGACAGTCACTAAAACCCAACAGATTACATAACATAACAAATTCTGAAGCATATTTAAGTCGTCTTGTTGTGCTTGTCTTCACTTCTTGTTGATCATCCTATTGAAGTATGAACGTCGGGCATTAAGACATTATTGTCACCTcatattgatttatttgttcTAGATTTATGATTCTTCAGATTCTATTTTTTGTTGAGTTGGAAGTTAATAATGTTTCTTCATTTCTGTTCCTTTGAAAAGTAGAGATATCTTCGTTcgattttcttttcaatttagatatatattctttttctgCTGCAAAATAGAGCATATTGATTTGGAAAAAAACAAGTTGATGAGTGGATGTGATTATAGTTGGAAGAAATGAAAAATTAGTAGAGATGGGTTTGTATTTTGTGGATTGTTTTTATGTCTTAGATGGAAACTCGAATATACTTTtttagatactccctccgtttttttataagtgtcccatttagctcatttttttgtttctcaataagttttccatttcaaaatttgagagtatagttatgacatttttcatatttatccttatttaatacttgtatgaatataataattagttgtatatatgcatttattatgataattactaAGATTACAAATGTAAAgtatcttattttattggtatgtgtATTTTGACGGTTGTGGATACTTAATAAAAAATGGAGTGAGGACAAGATTTATATCAAGTCATGAAAatcatatattatatttaatgaattaactaaataataattaaatatttaaataaaatataattcacACGTGTTTGGTGGGATATATTAATGGCTTTATGTAAGTAAGATATTCGAATTATTTGATAGAAAGTTTGTATTTGTTGTTGTCGCTAGTATGCTCAATAATTTCGTTGAGAAGGGGTAGTATTCAGCTGCCGGCTGAGAGGAAGACCATGCGTCATCCAATCATATTTGAATTACTtagttttataaatataattggaTTCTTCTAATAAACATTCTTGTAATA
It contains:
- the LOC130995526 gene encoding ABC transporter B family member 15-like, whose protein sequence is MGRKGGLFRYADGVDKLLMLIGTLGSIGDGLMSPLNMFILSGVIDEYAIANHSITNEVVDKYSLRLLYVALGVGISAFLEGLCWTRTAERQTSRIRMEYLRSVLRQEVGFFDNQGASSTTFKVVSSISADAHLIQDVIAEKIPNCLVDLSAFTFGLLVAFLLSWRLALASLPCAICFIAPGVGFGKLMMDLGAKSKDAYNVAGGIIEQCVSSIRTVYSYVGESQTLERFSSALEESTKLGIKQGFAKGLMIGSMGTVFATWAFESWAGSVLVVERGESGGRVFIAAVCVVLGGLSCMSVLPNLSFIVEASAAATRIFEMIDLVPAIDSQDDRGKVLAYVHGEIEFKEVYFSYPSRMDTPILQGFNLKVKPGNTVGLVGGSGSGKSTVISLLERFYDPVKGDILLDGYRIKKLKLKWLRSQMGLVNQEPILFATSIKENILFGKEDASMEQILEAAKAANAHDFIIKLPGGYEAQVGQFGFQLSGGQKQRIAIARALLKEPRILLLDEATSALDTQSERVVQDAIDQASRGRTTIVIAHRLSTVRASNSIMVMESGRVVESGSHDRLMQKTNGAYSKMVRMQQSAPQHEAPSRPEGRNYKNPTYTSNPRSPYSVVSSHGSPFSPALSMSLVPSINMISYNGSDDETVDVAATSTPRLSQWRLIRMNAPEWKRALLGCVGACTFGAVQPLNAYCLGSVVSVFFNNDRSKIKSEASFYCIIFMSIAVVSFFANLLQHYNFAVMGERLTKRIREKVLESILTLEIGWFDLDENTSAAICARLATEANVVRCLVGDRASLLVQVFTSASVAFILALVLTWRVSIVVISIQPLIIASFYSKSIMMKRMSVMAQKAQNEGSQLASEAVVNHRTVTAFSSQTKILSLFAATLKRPHKESIKQSWLSGIGLFISQFLTTAAIALTFWYGGRLMNKGQVSSKHLFQVFFILMSTGKSIADAGSMSSDLARGSNAVKSVFSILDRKSEIKPDDPDGFKAKKGLKGHIELNRVYFSYPSRPEQMIFQGLTLKIDAGKTMAIVGQSGSGKSTIIGLIERFYDPIKGTLLIDDKDVKSYNLRNLRSHIALVSQEPTLFAGTIHENIVYGNNDATESEIRKAAMTANAHEFISSLKNGYQTYCGERGAQLSGGQKQRIALARAILKNPSILLLDEATSALDSVSENLVQEALERMMVGRTCVVVAHRLSTIQKADCIAVIMNGKVVEKGSHTQLLEYGPQGSYYSLIKLQHGHYT